GCGCGAAGTCGCCGAGCGGCGGCCTCGGACGGCGGGTACGGTAGCGGATTCCGGCCGGATCGCCGGGCAGCGGTACGTGGCGGGAAACCGCCGTACAGAGGGCGGAATCCCGCCAGAAGCGGTGGGTTTTCGAGTGCGGAGCGCGGCCGGGTGCGGCGCGTGGGAAGGCAGTGGTTCGGTGTGAAGCCGTGCGAGCTGCGGTTCGGACTGCTGGGGCCGCCGGTTCTCTACGACGCCGGCGCGACCCGGGTGGTGGGCAGCCCCAAGGTGCGCACGCTGCTGGCCGCGCTGCTTCTGGAGGCGGGCCGTACCGTCTCGGTCGACTCCCTCAAGGACGCGCTGTGGGGAGGGGCGCCGCCCGCCTCCGCCCATGCCTCGCTGCACAACCACGTCACCCGGCTGCGACGGCTGCTCGACGACCCCGAGCGGCTGCGGGCCGTACCGCCCGGCTATCTGCTCCGGGTCGAGCAGGGCGAGCTGGACGTCCACGTCTTCGACACCCACGTCGCCGAGGCGCGCGCCGCGCACGCCGGGCGGGACTGGGCACGCACGGTGCGCGCGTGCGGCGAGGGGCTCGCGCTGTGGCGCGGCTCGCCGCTCAGCGGTCTCCCGGCCGAACTGGGCGGATACGCCTTCGCGCAGCGCCTGCGGGAGGCACGGCTGCTGCTTCTGGAGTGGCGCTACGACGCCGAGCTCGCCGTCGGGGACCGGCTCGACGGTCTGGTCCTCGAACTGACGTCCCTGGCCGCCGAACATCCGCTGCGCGAGGCCTTCCACCGCCAGCTGATGCTGGCCCTGCACCGGACGGGGCGGCAGGCGGAGGCGCTGGCCGTCCACCGGGACTTGCGGACGCGGCTGGTCGAGGAGCTCGGCGTGGAGCCGGGGGCGGGGGTGCGGGAGGCGCATGTCGAGGTGTTGCGGGAGGCGACGGGGGCGTCCGCCGGGAGCGAGGGGAGCGGCGAGGGTGCGGCCGGGGGCGTGCCGGTCGGCGGTGCGGTCGGCGGGGCCGAGGACGCGGGGGCCGGGACCGGAGCGGCCGACGCCGAGTCCGGAGCCGTCGACGCCGAGCCCGGGGGGATGCCCACGGGCCCGCCCCGCCCGGCCCAACTCCCTCCGCCGCCGGCCCACTTCACCGGCCGCACAGCTGTCCTCGACGCGATACGGCAGACCCTGTCCGACGCGCCCACCGCCGTCGCCGTCATCAGCGGCATGGCCGGGGTGGGAAAGAGCGCACTCGCCCTGCACGTCGCCCATGACCTGCGGGAACGCTTCCCCGACGGCCAGCTGTACGTCAACCTGCACGGCGCCACCCCCGGCATGACCCCCCTCACGCCGGCCCAGGCGCTCACCGCACTCCTGCGCGACGTGGGCGCCGACCCCCGCGCCATCCCCGAACACCCGGACGCGGCCGCCGCGTTGCTGCGCTCCCTGCTCGCGCCGACGCGCACGCTCATGGTGCTGGACGATGCCGCGACCGCCGCACAGGTACGGCAGTTGCTGCCGGCCGGCAGCGGCTGCGCGGTGATCGTCACCAGCCGCTCCCCGCTGACCGCCCTCGACGGGGCCCGCCGATTCCCGCTCGCCCCACTGTCGGCGGAGGACAGCGCGGCACTGCTGCGGACGGTGTCCGGCCGCGAGGGCCACGACGGCGGCAGCGGCGAGGACGCCGACCGCATCGACGCCGGCCATCCCCTCGTCGAACTCACCGGCCGCCTCCCGCTCGCCCTGCGCATCGTCGCCGCCCGCCTGGCCGCCCGCCGCGCCCTCACCCCCGATGTGCTGGCCGACCAACTGGCCGCCACGGAGGACAGGTTGCGGCACCTGGAGTACGACGACCTGTCCGTACGCCGCTCCCTGGCCGTCGCCCACGACGCGCTCGCCGCCTCCGGCCGCCGCACCGACCGCGACGCCGCCCTCGCGCTGCGCCGGCTCGGCGCCCTCGACCTGCCCACGTACGGCGCGCCCCTCATCGCCCGGCTCCTCGGCACCGAGACCGGCCGTGCCGAGGCCGCGCTCGACCGTCTCGTCGACGTGGCGCTCCTGGACGAGACGGCGTACGGCCGCTACGCCCCGCACGACCTGGTCCGCGACTTCGCCCGCGAACTGGCGGACACCCGGCACGCCCCGGACGTCGCCCGCACCGCCGTGCGCTGGTACACGGCCGTCGTCGAACGCACCCTCACCGCGATCGTCGAGCCAGGCCTCGACCAGGACGACCGCCGCCGCCCCACCGCCGCGCAGCCGCCCGAGCACACGGCGCACGTGCTGTCCGTGCCCGCCTTCGCCTCCTCCGGAGAGGCCTTCGCCTGGGCCACGGCCGAGCTGGAGAACATCGTCGCCCTGGTCGAGCGGTACGCGGACGTCCCCGACGACCGCACCGCCGCCCACGTCGCCACCCTCCTGCGGCTCTTCTTCCCCTACCTCCAACGCGGCGGCCGGGTATCGGAGATGGAGGCGCTCGGACAGGCCGCGCTCCGGCTGGCCCGGCGGTTCGGGGACGAGGTCGCCGAGGCGTACGCGCTGATAGACCTCGCCGGCCTGTACTTCCTCACCGGCCGGCACGGCGAGTCCCTCGCCCGCACCGACGACTCCCTCGCCCTGTGGCGGCGGCTCGGCGTGCTCTCCAGGATCCGGCGCTGCCTCGCCAACCGGGGCCTGCTGCTGGAGAACCTCGGCCGGTACGAGGAGTCCGGGGAGGCACTGCGCCAGAGCCTGGAGCTGTCACGGCAGCTGGACGACCCCTGGGGCGAGGCGGTGACCTACGGCCACCTCGGCAATCTGTACGAGCACACCGACCCCCGCGCCGCCATCGAGCAGCACCGGCGCTCGCTCGCCATCGGCGCCGAGATCGGCAACGTCATCGTGCAGCACTCCGCGCACTGCAA
Above is a window of Streptomyces sp. NBC_00490 DNA encoding:
- a CDS encoding BTAD domain-containing putative transcriptional regulator, which codes for MKPCELRFGLLGPPVLYDAGATRVVGSPKVRTLLAALLLEAGRTVSVDSLKDALWGGAPPASAHASLHNHVTRLRRLLDDPERLRAVPPGYLLRVEQGELDVHVFDTHVAEARAAHAGRDWARTVRACGEGLALWRGSPLSGLPAELGGYAFAQRLREARLLLLEWRYDAELAVGDRLDGLVLELTSLAAEHPLREAFHRQLMLALHRTGRQAEALAVHRDLRTRLVEELGVEPGAGVREAHVEVLREATGASAGSEGSGEGAAGGVPVGGAVGGAEDAGAGTGAADAESGAVDAEPGGMPTGPPRPAQLPPPPAHFTGRTAVLDAIRQTLSDAPTAVAVISGMAGVGKSALALHVAHDLRERFPDGQLYVNLHGATPGMTPLTPAQALTALLRDVGADPRAIPEHPDAAAALLRSLLAPTRTLMVLDDAATAAQVRQLLPAGSGCAVIVTSRSPLTALDGARRFPLAPLSAEDSAALLRTVSGREGHDGGSGEDADRIDAGHPLVELTGRLPLALRIVAARLAARRALTPDVLADQLAATEDRLRHLEYDDLSVRRSLAVAHDALAASGRRTDRDAALALRRLGALDLPTYGAPLIARLLGTETGRAEAALDRLVDVALLDETAYGRYAPHDLVRDFARELADTRHAPDVARTAVRWYTAVVERTLTAIVEPGLDQDDRRRPTAAQPPEHTAHVLSVPAFASSGEAFAWATAELENIVALVERYADVPDDRTAAHVATLLRLFFPYLQRGGRVSEMEALGQAALRLARRFGDEVAEAYALIDLAGLYFLTGRHGESLARTDDSLALWRRLGVLSRIRRCLANRGLLLENLGRYEESGEALRQSLELSRQLDDPWGEAVTYGHLGNLYEHTDPRAAIEQHRRSLAIGAEIGNVIVQHSAHCNIGYAHLTLGEPAAAVPHFEESRRILGGHGDWHGESQSRLGLVRALRLLGLMDRAESECAELLSRADARADGYVGGLARHQYGLVLRERGRLEEACAQWRTALAALDGTDKKAVVDELRELLGDS